The proteins below are encoded in one region of Pseudoduganella armeniaca:
- a CDS encoding NRAMP family divalent metal transporter: MKLLQQLTDNDTVKALGPGLITGAADDDPSGIATYSQAGAQFGFNMLWTLVLTYPLMVGIQLVSARIGLVTGRGLAANIRRAYSPVLLYGVVLLLLVANIVNIAADVAAMGEALRLVTGVGSAHIYSLACGFLCLTLQVFLPYRTYVRYLKWLTLGLLAYVATVFAVQMPWRDVALATVMPHFEWNRASIGLIVAVFGTTISPYLFFWQASQEVEELRDSRTQSLRRAPEAAARHLRRIKLDTFIGMAFSNIVAFFIILTAAATLGLHGITDIQSSAQAAEALRPIAGEFAFIIFALGIIGTGMLAIPVLAGSAAYAVTESFKWKNGLELKVLEAREFYAIISLATIGGMALNFAPVDPIKALLWSAQINGVIAVPIMVVMMLLAHNPAVMGPFTLTRRHTFFGWLGVGVMACAVVAMFATA; this comes from the coding sequence ATGAAACTGCTGCAGCAACTGACCGACAACGACACCGTCAAGGCCCTCGGGCCCGGCCTCATCACCGGCGCCGCCGACGACGACCCATCCGGCATCGCGACCTATTCCCAGGCCGGCGCGCAGTTCGGCTTCAACATGCTGTGGACCCTCGTGCTGACGTATCCGCTGATGGTGGGCATCCAGCTGGTGTCGGCCAGGATTGGCCTCGTCACGGGCCGCGGCCTGGCCGCCAACATCCGCCGCGCCTACTCGCCCGTGCTGCTGTATGGCGTCGTGCTGCTCCTGCTGGTGGCGAACATCGTCAATATCGCCGCCGACGTGGCGGCGATGGGCGAGGCACTGCGCCTGGTGACGGGCGTCGGCTCGGCCCACATCTACTCGCTGGCCTGCGGTTTCCTGTGCCTGACCTTGCAGGTGTTCCTGCCCTACCGCACCTATGTGCGCTACCTGAAGTGGCTCACCTTAGGCCTGCTGGCCTATGTCGCCACCGTATTTGCCGTGCAGATGCCATGGCGCGACGTGGCGCTGGCCACCGTCATGCCGCATTTCGAATGGAACCGGGCTTCCATCGGCCTGATCGTCGCCGTGTTCGGCACGACGATCTCGCCCTACCTGTTCTTCTGGCAGGCTTCGCAGGAAGTCGAGGAGCTGCGCGACAGCCGCACCCAGTCATTGCGCCGTGCGCCGGAAGCGGCCGCGCGCCACCTGCGCCGCATCAAGCTGGACACCTTCATCGGCATGGCGTTTTCCAATATCGTGGCGTTCTTCATCATCCTGACGGCGGCGGCGACCCTGGGCCTGCACGGCATCACGGACATCCAGAGCTCGGCCCAGGCGGCCGAGGCGCTGCGGCCCATCGCCGGCGAATTCGCCTTCATCATCTTCGCCCTGGGCATCATCGGCACGGGCATGCTGGCCATTCCGGTGCTGGCCGGATCGGCCGCGTACGCGGTGACGGAAAGCTTCAAGTGGAAGAACGGGCTGGAACTGAAGGTGCTGGAGGCGCGCGAGTTCTACGCCATCATTTCGCTCGCCACCATCGGCGGCATGGCGCTGAACTTCGCGCCGGTCGATCCGATCAAGGCGCTGCTGTGGTCGGCCCAGATCAACGGCGTCATCGCCGTGCCGATCATGGTGGTGATGATGCTGCTGGCGCATAACCCGGCCGTGATGGGGCCCTTCACCCTGACGCGGCGGCATACCTTCTTTGGCTGGCTGGGGGTGGGCGTGATGGCTTGTGCGGTGGTGGCGATGTTTGCCACCGCCTAG
- a CDS encoding response regulator, whose product MAIKKILIVDDSPTERYYLTEILTKHGYEVATAENGEEALARIRVEKPQLILMDVVMPGANGFQVTRSIARDPALQDVPVIICSSKNQETDRIWGLRQGAKEYLVKPVDAADLLAKIAALD is encoded by the coding sequence ATGGCCATCAAGAAAATCCTTATCGTCGACGACTCGCCCACCGAGCGCTATTACCTGACCGAGATCCTCACCAAGCACGGCTACGAGGTGGCCACGGCGGAAAACGGCGAAGAGGCACTGGCCCGCATCCGGGTCGAGAAACCCCAGCTGATCTTGATGGACGTGGTGATGCCGGGAGCGAACGGCTTCCAGGTCACCCGCTCCATCGCCCGCGACCCGGCGCTGCAGGACGTTCCCGTCATCATCTGCTCCAGCAAGAACCAGGAGACCGACCGCATCTGGGGCCTGCGCCAGGGCGCCAAGGAATACCTCGTCAAGCCCGTCGACGCGGCCGACCTGCTGGCCAAGATCGCGGCGCTGGACTGA
- the aroE gene encoding shikimate dehydrogenase yields MDRYCVFGNPIAHSKSPDIHAAFAAQTGQQLTYDKRLAPLDGFAAAVHAFIAEGGKGANVTVPFKLDAHKLANALTIRAQAAGAVNTLLFDAHGITGDNTDGAGLVADITGNAGVAIAGRRLLLLGAGGAARGAVLPILEQRPAALVIANRTVATATALVEQFAALGGEGVLSAGGFGDITGSFDIVVNATSASLQADLPPIPASVFHPGTLALDMMYGKEPTVFLRFAAQHGAVPRDGLGMLVEQAAEAFALWRGVRPDTAAVLASIRQTL; encoded by the coding sequence ATGGACCGCTACTGCGTTTTCGGCAACCCCATCGCCCACAGCAAATCGCCCGACATCCACGCCGCCTTTGCCGCGCAAACGGGCCAGCAGCTCACCTACGACAAGCGCCTGGCGCCGCTGGATGGCTTTGCCGCCGCCGTCCACGCCTTTATCGCCGAAGGTGGCAAGGGCGCCAACGTGACGGTGCCGTTCAAGCTCGATGCCCACAAGCTGGCCAACGCGCTGACGATCCGCGCCCAGGCCGCGGGCGCCGTCAACACGCTGCTGTTCGACGCGCACGGCATCACCGGCGACAACACCGACGGCGCCGGCCTGGTGGCCGACATCACCGGCAACGCGGGCGTGGCGATCGCCGGCCGGCGCCTGCTGCTGCTGGGCGCTGGCGGCGCGGCGCGCGGCGCCGTGCTGCCGATCCTGGAGCAGCGTCCCGCCGCCCTGGTCATCGCCAACCGCACGGTGGCCACGGCCACGGCGCTGGTGGAGCAGTTCGCGGCGCTGGGTGGCGAGGGCGTGCTGTCGGCCGGCGGCTTCGGCGACATCACCGGCAGCTTCGATATCGTCGTTAACGCAACATCGGCCAGCCTGCAGGCGGACCTGCCGCCCATTCCGGCGTCGGTATTCCACCCGGGTACCCTGGCATTGGATATGATGTACGGCAAGGAGCCGACGGTGTTCCTGCGCTTCGCCGCGCAGCATGGCGCGGTGCCGCGCGACGGCCTGGGCATGCTGGTGGAGCAGGCGGCCGAAGCGTTCGCCCTGTGGCGCGGCGTGCGGCCGGACACCGCGGCGGTATTGGCATCGATCCGTCAAACGTTATGA
- the hemL gene encoding glutamate-1-semialdehyde 2,1-aminomutase, which yields MTISKNDTLFERAQKTTPGGVNSPVRAFRSVGGTPRFITRAEGPYFWDADGKRYIDYIGSWGPAIVGHAHPEVVQAVQEAATRGLSFGAPTEAEVLMAEEICRLVPSIEQVRLVSSGTEATMSALRLARGATGRDKIVKFEGCYHGHADSLLVKAGSGLLTFGNPTSAGVPEDFVKHTLVLDYNDVGQIEEAFGNFGGEIACVIVEPVAGNMNLIKATPEFLQALRELCTRHGALLIFDEVMCGFRVGLGGAQALYGITPDLTALGKVIGGGLPVAAFGGSAELMSKMAPLGAVYQAGTLSGNPIAVAAGMTTLKLIQQPGFYDKLTASAKRLAEGLTDAAFEEGVTFCADYEGGMFGLYFSEQPPRNYAEMMAGDRARFNTFFHAMLDEGVYFAPAAFEAGFVSAAHDDAVIDETIEAARRVFRQLKAAA from the coding sequence ATGACGATTTCAAAGAACGACACGCTGTTCGAACGCGCCCAGAAGACCACGCCCGGCGGCGTCAACTCGCCGGTGCGCGCGTTCCGCTCCGTGGGCGGCACGCCGCGCTTCATCACCCGCGCCGAAGGCCCGTATTTCTGGGATGCGGACGGCAAGCGCTACATCGACTACATCGGCTCGTGGGGGCCGGCCATCGTCGGCCACGCCCATCCGGAAGTGGTGCAGGCGGTGCAGGAAGCGGCCACGCGCGGCCTGTCGTTCGGCGCCCCGACCGAAGCCGAAGTGCTGATGGCCGAGGAAATCTGCCGCCTGGTGCCCTCGATCGAGCAGGTGCGCCTGGTGTCGTCCGGTACCGAGGCGACGATGAGCGCCCTGCGCCTGGCGCGCGGCGCCACGGGGCGCGACAAGATCGTCAAGTTCGAGGGCTGCTACCACGGCCACGCCGATTCGCTGCTGGTCAAGGCCGGCAGCGGCCTGCTCACGTTCGGCAATCCGACGTCGGCCGGCGTGCCGGAGGACTTCGTCAAGCACACCCTGGTGCTCGACTACAACGACGTGGGGCAGATCGAGGAAGCCTTCGGCAACTTCGGCGGCGAGATCGCCTGCGTGATCGTCGAGCCGGTGGCCGGCAACATGAACCTGATCAAGGCCACGCCGGAGTTCCTGCAGGCGCTGCGCGAGCTGTGCACGCGCCACGGCGCCCTGCTGATCTTCGACGAGGTGATGTGCGGCTTCCGCGTGGGCCTGGGCGGCGCGCAGGCGCTGTACGGCATCACGCCGGACCTGACGGCGCTGGGCAAGGTGATCGGGGGCGGCCTGCCGGTGGCGGCCTTCGGCGGCAGCGCCGAGTTGATGAGCAAGATGGCACCGTTGGGCGCCGTCTACCAGGCCGGCACGCTGTCGGGCAACCCGATCGCGGTGGCCGCCGGCATGACGACCCTGAAACTGATCCAGCAGCCGGGCTTCTACGACAAGCTGACCGCCAGCGCCAAGCGCCTGGCCGAAGGCCTGACCGACGCCGCGTTCGAGGAAGGCGTGACGTTCTGCGCCGACTACGAGGGCGGCATGTTCGGCCTGTATTTCAGCGAGCAGCCGCCGCGCAATTACGCGGAAATGATGGCAGGCGACCGCGCCCGCTTCAATACCTTCTTCCATGCGATGCTGGACGAAGGCGTGTACTTCGCGCCGGCCGCGTTCGAGGCGGGCTTCGTCTCGGCCGCGCACGACGATGCGGTCATCGACGAGACCATCGAAGCGGCGCGCCGCGTGTTCCGTCAGCTCAAGGCCGCCGCCTGA
- a CDS encoding chemotaxis protein CheW, protein MTSEPHDLHEEDAGADTTPGGAERRSRLRQYQVQLLERMQAAQGEAVATGRELGVLIGARHYLLDLTQVGEIVPHHSVAAVPLTRDWYLGLANIRGNLTGIVDLARFQDEPALQPGAEARCVTFSPALGLPCALLVTRVLGLRKLADMTADAAAPNAAAWVAASYTDSAGLAWQRLDLARLVADPRFLHVGR, encoded by the coding sequence ATGACGAGCGAGCCGCACGACCTGCACGAAGAAGACGCCGGCGCCGACACGACGCCCGGTGGCGCCGAACGGCGCAGCCGGCTGCGCCAGTACCAGGTGCAGTTGCTGGAGCGCATGCAGGCGGCGCAGGGCGAGGCGGTCGCCACCGGGCGCGAACTGGGTGTGCTGATCGGCGCGCGCCACTACCTGCTCGACCTGACCCAGGTGGGCGAGATCGTGCCGCACCACAGCGTGGCGGCGGTGCCGCTGACGCGCGACTGGTACCTGGGCCTGGCCAATATCCGCGGCAACCTGACCGGCATCGTCGACCTGGCGCGTTTCCAGGACGAGCCCGCGCTGCAGCCAGGCGCCGAGGCGCGCTGCGTCACGTTCTCCCCCGCGCTGGGCCTGCCGTGCGCGCTGCTGGTGACGCGCGTGCTGGGCCTGCGCAAGCTGGCCGACATGACGGCCGACGCCGCTGCGCCAAACGCTGCCGCGTGGGTGGCCGCAAGCTATACCGACAGCGCCGGCTTGGCCTGGCAACGGCTCGACCTGGCCCGGCTCGTGGCCGACCCGCGTTTCCTGCACGTGGGCCGCTAG
- the thiD gene encoding bifunctional hydroxymethylpyrimidine kinase/phosphomethylpyrimidine kinase — translation MQNQTSPLILTFGVADPIGAVGVHADLGVFAALGCQGLAVTTALLIGDSAKVEDQQHVEPDWVADQARAVLEDAQVAAFKIGALDHMEHISSIAEVVSDYPDAPLILDPFGSQLPPLGEDTDFEELLTVLRQLLVPQATLLMLSQVELGHIAETWRDLANGETMADDAQHLIDLGCEYVLVTGTPAGTSRAETGLRANTLYGDGGIVRHDRWQHLPGPFLGSGCTLSAAIAAYMAQGIEAPRAVQLAQQYTHGALQHARRFGMGKLVPDHFHALHAKVASLRDAPLAAPIGKQLGKSARTSTNPTNRTKQ, via the coding sequence GTGCAAAACCAAACTTCTCCTCTCATTCTGACCTTCGGTGTGGCCGACCCGATCGGCGCGGTCGGTGTGCATGCCGACCTTGGCGTGTTCGCGGCCCTCGGTTGCCAGGGGCTGGCGGTGACGACGGCACTCCTGATCGGCGACAGCGCCAAGGTCGAAGACCAGCAGCACGTGGAACCGGACTGGGTAGCCGACCAGGCCAGGGCCGTGCTGGAAGACGCGCAGGTCGCCGCCTTCAAGATCGGCGCGCTCGATCACATGGAGCACATCTCGTCGATCGCGGAAGTGGTGAGCGACTATCCCGACGCGCCGCTGATCCTCGACCCGTTCGGTTCGCAATTGCCGCCGCTGGGCGAGGACACCGATTTCGAGGAGCTGCTCACCGTACTGCGCCAGCTGCTGGTGCCGCAAGCCACCCTGCTGATGCTGTCGCAGGTGGAGCTGGGTCACATCGCGGAAACCTGGCGCGACCTGGCCAACGGCGAGACGATGGCCGACGACGCCCAGCACCTGATCGATCTCGGTTGCGAATACGTGCTGGTCACGGGAACCCCGGCCGGCACCTCGCGCGCCGAGACGGGCCTGCGCGCCAACACGCTGTACGGCGACGGCGGCATCGTCCGCCACGACCGCTGGCAGCACCTGCCCGGGCCTTTCCTCGGCAGCGGCTGCACGCTGTCGGCCGCCATCGCGGCCTACATGGCGCAGGGCATTGAGGCACCGCGCGCGGTGCAACTGGCGCAGCAATACACCCATGGCGCGCTGCAGCATGCACGCCGCTTCGGCATGGGCAAGCTGGTGCCGGACCATTTCCATGCGCTGCACGCCAAGGTCGCGTCGCTGCGCGACGCACCGCTGGCTGCGCCCATCGGCAAACAGCTCGGCAAGAGCGCCAGAACCAGTACCAATCCGACCAACAGGACCAAGCAATGA
- the mtgA gene encoding monofunctional biosynthetic peptidoglycan transglycosylase produces MTTKKSPGRWAWVKWVFIVPIVLFLAVQAYFFVQIWWWVDHDPTMTAFMRQQQAAMREKDPNATVRQQWVPYQRISQNLKRAIIASEDANFSEHDGVDWDALEKAFERNDKRGKVTHGGSTITQQLAKNLFLSGSRSYLRKGQELIITYMLEALMDKQRIFEIYLNVVEFGRGIYGAEAAARYYYRIPAAKLGAAQAAKLAVMLPNPRYYDAHRNTKYLNRRTAIILKRMGSAELP; encoded by the coding sequence ATGACAACAAAGAAATCGCCCGGGCGCTGGGCCTGGGTCAAGTGGGTCTTCATCGTCCCCATCGTGCTGTTCCTGGCCGTGCAGGCCTATTTTTTCGTCCAGATCTGGTGGTGGGTCGACCATGACCCGACCATGACGGCCTTCATGCGCCAGCAGCAGGCCGCCATGCGCGAGAAGGACCCGAATGCCACGGTGCGCCAGCAGTGGGTGCCGTACCAGCGCATCTCGCAGAACCTGAAGCGCGCCATCATCGCTTCCGAGGATGCCAATTTCTCCGAGCATGACGGCGTCGACTGGGACGCGCTGGAAAAAGCCTTCGAACGCAACGACAAGCGCGGCAAGGTCACGCACGGCGGCTCCACCATCACGCAACAGCTGGCCAAGAACCTGTTCCTTTCCGGCTCGCGCAGCTACCTGCGCAAGGGCCAGGAGCTGATCATCACCTACATGCTGGAAGCGCTGATGGACAAGCAGCGCATCTTCGAGATCTACCTGAACGTGGTGGAGTTCGGCCGCGGCATCTACGGCGCCGAGGCGGCGGCGCGTTATTACTACCGCATCCCGGCAGCGAAACTGGGCGCCGCCCAGGCGGCCAAGCTGGCCGTGATGCTGCCCAACCCGCGCTACTACGATGCCCATCGCAACACCAAGTACCTGAACCGCCGCACGGCGATCATCCTGAAGCGCATGGGGTCGGCCGAATTGCCGTGA
- a CDS encoding rubredoxin, with the protein MCLICGWIYDEEAGLPDEGIAPGTRWEDVPMNWTCPECGARKDDFEMVAL; encoded by the coding sequence ATGTGCCTCATCTGCGGCTGGATCTACGACGAGGAAGCCGGCCTGCCGGACGAGGGCATCGCACCGGGTACGCGCTGGGAAGACGTGCCGATGAACTGGACCTGCCCCGAATGCGGCGCGCGCAAGGACGACTTCGAAATGGTCGCGCTCTGA
- the corA gene encoding magnesium/cobalt transporter CorA produces MINVFVLQNGRLNQVPIETREDLESVAPVWVDLTDPNDDERAWVKAIYGVILPGEDEVKDIEASARYYEAENGDLHLRTDFLLEEDDGPSRVVTVAFILAKKMLFSVHTDDLPVFRLVRMRARSRPGSIADYMDVLLDLYATDAEYSADALEGIYQKLEEVSGRVLQEEFTDKDAADALSAIAHEEDLNGRIRRNMMDTRRAVSFLMRGRLLNSEQFEEARQILRDIESLDGHTSFLFDKINFLMDATVGFININQNKIIKIFSVASVAFLPPTLIASVYGMNFKILPELNWTYGYPWAWGLMITSAIAPFLYFRHRGWLK; encoded by the coding sequence ATGATCAATGTGTTCGTTTTACAAAATGGCCGGCTCAACCAGGTGCCCATCGAGACGCGCGAAGACCTTGAATCCGTGGCACCGGTATGGGTCGACCTGACCGACCCGAACGACGACGAACGGGCCTGGGTCAAGGCGATCTACGGCGTGATCCTGCCGGGCGAGGACGAAGTCAAGGACATCGAAGCGTCGGCCCGCTACTACGAAGCGGAAAACGGCGACCTGCACCTGCGCACCGACTTCCTGCTGGAAGAAGACGACGGCCCGTCGCGCGTCGTCACCGTCGCCTTCATCCTGGCCAAGAAAATGCTGTTCTCGGTCCATACGGACGACCTGCCCGTGTTCCGCCTGGTGCGCATGCGCGCGCGCTCGCGCCCTGGCTCGATCGCCGACTACATGGACGTGCTGCTGGACCTGTACGCGACCGACGCGGAATACTCGGCCGACGCGCTGGAAGGCATCTACCAGAAGCTGGAAGAGGTATCGGGCCGCGTGCTGCAGGAGGAGTTCACCGACAAGGACGCGGCCGACGCGCTGTCCGCCATCGCCCACGAGGAAGACCTGAACGGCCGCATCCGCCGCAACATGATGGATACGCGCCGCGCCGTCAGCTTCCTGATGCGGGGCCGCCTGCTGAACTCCGAGCAGTTCGAGGAAGCGCGCCAGATCCTGCGCGACATCGAATCGCTGGACGGCCACACCTCGTTCCTGTTCGACAAGATCAACTTCCTGATGGACGCCACCGTCGGCTTCATCAACATCAACCAGAACAAGATCATCAAGATCTTCTCGGTCGCCAGCGTGGCGTTCCTGCCGCCGACCCTGATCGCCAGCGTGTACGGCATGAACTTCAAGATCCTGCCGGAGCTGAACTGGACCTACGGCTATCCGTGGGCCTGGGGGCTGATGATTACCAGCGCGATTGCGCCGTTCCTGTATTTCCGGCATCGCGGCTGGTTGAAATAA
- a CDS encoding response regulator: MTTTPQATGLKIMVIDDSSTIRRSAEIFLSQAGYEVVLAEDGFDALAKINDQHPALIFCDILMPRLDGYQTCALIKKSAKFHAVPVLMLSSKDGLFDRARGAMVGSSAYLTKPFSKDSLLAAVREHTGQGQ; this comes from the coding sequence ATGACGACAACGCCGCAAGCGACAGGTTTGAAAATCATGGTGATCGACGACAGCAGCACGATTCGCCGGTCCGCCGAGATCTTCCTCAGCCAGGCCGGCTATGAGGTCGTGCTGGCCGAAGACGGCTTCGACGCGCTGGCCAAGATCAACGACCAACATCCGGCGCTGATCTTCTGCGACATCCTGATGCCCCGGCTGGACGGTTACCAGACCTGCGCGCTGATCAAGAAAAGCGCGAAATTCCATGCCGTGCCCGTGCTGATGCTGTCATCCAAGGATGGCCTGTTCGACCGCGCGCGTGGCGCCATGGTCGGCTCGTCCGCCTATCTCACCAAACCCTTCAGCAAAGACAGCCTGCTGGCCGCCGTGCGCGAGCATACCGGCCAGGGCCAATAA